A window of Cryptomeria japonica chromosome 3, Sugi_1.0, whole genome shotgun sequence contains these coding sequences:
- the LOC131029186 gene encoding uncharacterized protein LOC131029186 yields MEAMIDIDESTKHWTVDIARPEFDKDVVMASEADFVVERIDLGVRTRTRKEEKKKKRKEEREAKKEAQATPNVFLVTTKPPKQWEGPFGELTSPKPKEIKKRKKKPVREYVAVSSQETKSEEEIRQAPKKKGVFTGVVRVQPSGDKKENQKKESEKDQPKKTPKVTIVHKRKPKGDEQSKSETKRRTCKQKRLDAQEIIDQIINDEIWKETIDIWVRIILSKGYELSPSFVQSQNIQLPKDKESERKDEQNVKIDPPVTTPPAHEPKFDIEDTQNPPKTNVHDVEEEVEKEKGTKEKESGEAPKESGAPSGEATGEHEMQTLADNELTYIPQNTSTEDKGKRIESDFPYGLAIDTSLTKDKGI; encoded by the exons ATGGAGGCCATGATTGATATTGATGAAAGCACAAAGCATTGGACTGTAGACATTGCCAGACCCGAGTTCGACAAAGATGTTGTTATGGCTTCAGAAGCAGATTTTGTTGTTGAACGAATTGATTTGGGGGTTAGAACCAGAACG agaaaagaagagaagaaaaagaagagaaaagaggagagagaggcaAAGAAAGAAGCTCAGGCCACACCTAATGTTTTCCTAGTTACAACTAAACCACCTAAACAATGGGAAGGACCATTTGGTGAGCTTACTAGCCCTAAACCTaaggaaataaagaaaagaaaaaaaaaacctgtAAGAGAATATGTTGCAGTATCTTCACAAGAGACAAAGTCAGAAGAAGAAATCAGACaagctccaaagaagaaaggtgttttcacAGGAGTTGTTAGAGTACAACCCTCTGGAGATAAAAAGGAAAATCAAAAGAAGGAATCAGAGAAGGATCAACCCAAGAAGACACCTAAGGTTACTATTGTACACAAAAGGAAGCCCAAAGGAGATGAACAATCTAAGTCAGAAACTAAGAGGAGAACCTGTAAGCAAAAGAGGTTAGATGCTCAAGAAATTAtagatcaaattattaatgatg AGATCTGGAAAGAAACAATAGATATATGGGTAAGAATTATTTTGAGTAAAGGATATGAGCTAAGTCCCAGCTTTGTACAGTCTCAAAACATTCAATTACCAAAGGATAAGGAATCGGAAAGGAAAGATGaacaaaatgtgaaaattgatccACCGGTTACTACTCCACCAGCTCATGAGCCAAAATTTGACATTGAGGATACTCAGAATCCTCCGAAAACAAATGTACACGATGTTGaggaagaggttgaaaaggaaaaaggTACAAAAGAAAAGGAATCAGGGGAAGCACCAAAAGAGAGTggtgcaccaagtggcgaagccactggtgaaCATGAGATGCAAACTTTAGCAGACAATGAACTTACATATATACCCCAAAATACCTCTACTGAAGACAAAGGCAAAAGGATAGAATCAGATTTTCCTTATGGATTGGCAATTGACACATCTTTAACAAAAGATAAAGGGATTTAG
- the LOC131874026 gene encoding uncharacterized protein LOC131874026 produces the protein MFWDAYAWVARCEKCKLFTGKPQLAALPLRPVVIEELFKQGGLDFIGPLNPISSAGHTHILTTMDYCTKWVEAIPVKKTTSEIVCAFLKDNILVRFGVPQKIVTDNASNFSSSELSLFCSDHKISLAHASDYYPQGNGQAESSNKNMINIMRKLVSENFRDWHKKLHEALWADRTSSKRAIGMSPFELVYGIGAQLSLPLELAASKLQTVIEDAFFQNSLEK, from the coding sequence ATGTTCTGGGATGCATACGCCTGGGTGGCGAGGTGTGAGAAATGCAAGTTGTTTACAGGTAAACCCCAGTTGGCTGCCTTGCCTTTGAGGCCCGTGGTAATTGAAGAATTGTTTAAGCAGGGGGGATTAGATTTTATTGGTCCTTTGAACCCCATTTCCAGTGCGgggcacactcacatattaacaacAATGGATTACtgcactaagtgggtggaagctatccccgTTAAAAAAACTACCTCAGAAATTGTGTGTGCATTCCTTAAGGATAATATTCTTGTAAGGTTTGGAGTCCCTCaaaaaatagtcacagataatgcatcaaatttctcttcatctgagtTGAGCTTATTTTGCTCTGATCACAAAATTTCTTTGGCACACGCTtctgattattatcctcagggtaatggtcAGGCGGAATCAAGTAACAAGAACATGATCAACATCATGAGAAAATTGGTCAGTGAAAATTTCAGGGATTGGCATAAGAAGCTGCATGAAGCACTATGGGCGGATCGAACTTCATCGAAACGGGCCataggaatgtcaccatttgagctGGTATATGGTATTGGCGCACAACTATCTCTCCCTTTAGAGTTAGCAGCTTCTAAACTGCAGACAGTGATAGAAGACGCATTTTTTCAAAACTCTCTTGAAAAATGA